The Cloacibacterium sp. TD35 region ATTTCTGCTCTTTTAAAAATTATCTAAAATTTTGAAAATCTTGAATATATAGTCCTTTTGCAGCATTCGTAGGATTAAATCTTTGCAGATTTTTATTTTCAAAACTGCTGGTAGCAGTATTACTCATTCTGAATGTTTGACCTGTAATAAGCTCTAAGGCTTTTTTCAAAAATGGGTCTCTTACATCACCAAAAGCGGTCAGGTTGTTAAAAATAGAATAAGGATTGATGGCATAATCTGGATTAATGTATGTGGGATTTACATCTTTATCTTTGTTATAATAAGAAAAAGTAATTGGCTGTAATTGCCAGTTATGCTTCGTATTTCTGTTTGCATAAGAAGTATAATCTTGAGAAGGTGAATCATATAATGTAATAGAACCTACAAATTTCCCTACTGTATCATAACCAATAGTTACCACATTTACGTATTTTTTAAGACACTGAACAGTAAGCTCGCTTGCTGATGCTGTTTGAAAATTCACCAATACATACACCTTGGTAAGATTAAGACTGTTTATAGCTTGTGTTCCAGATTTTTCTGGCCTGTTATTAACCAGGCTATAAGTATTTACTTGATTGCTCAGATAATCAAAGCCGTCCTCGCTATTATGTTTATTATTAAAATCTAAATAAACATACGGACTGCCGCTAAAATTATTATTAATCATTCCTGCTAACGCTATCGCAGTTTCTAGAGAACCACCTCCGTTATATCTTAAATCTAGAACCAATTCATTGATTCCATCTGTTTTCATTTGTGCAAAAGCAGCATTTAATTCGTCATTATAATCTGCTTTGAAGGCATTAAATACTAGATAACCAATATTTTTAGTGCCGTAAACTTTTTTCTCGTAATAAGCGACAGGATTTTCATCTATGTCAGCTTGAGTAATGGAAATAGAAGAGGTTTTATCTGTAGTAATAATCCCTGTGCTTAACAATTGTACAGTAGCAGCAAGTGTAATATTTACTTGACTATTATATAGTAAACTTGAATTACTAAGCGTTAAAGGAGAACCGTTTACTTTAGTAATTACATCACCTCGTTTTAAACCAGCTAAAGCTGCAGGTGAATTAGGCACCACGTAATTTACAAGAGCAACAGCATTAGTATTGGTATTGTCTTTAGGGTAAATTCCTATATCAAATCCTCC contains the following coding sequences:
- a CDS encoding S41 family peptidase codes for the protein MKLKYLFNALFLTLVFISCSRDDNNDSGSTTTKPDEINNFVWKAMNSWYYWQPNVPNLADSFDDNLTSYANFLNGKTPDKLFYSLLYQRETVDRFSWIENNNEIVYSSKIAEVEKSGGFDIGIYPKDNTNTNAVALVNYVVPNSPAALAGLKRGDVITKVNGSPLTLSNSSLLYNSQVNITLAATVQLLSTGIITTDKTSSISITQADIDENPVAYYEKKVYGTKNIGYLVFNAFKADYNDELNAAFAQMKTDGINELVLDLRYNGGGSLETAIALAGMINNNFSGSPYVYLDFNNKHNSEDGFDYLSNQVNTYSLVNNRPEKSGTQAINSLNLTKVYVLVNFQTASASELTVQCLKKYVNVVTIGYDTVGKFVGSITLYDSPSQDYTSYANRNTKHNWQLQPITFSYYNKDKDVNPTYINPDYAINPYSIFNNLTAFGDVRDPFLKKALELITGQTFRMSNTATSSFENKNLQRFNPTNAAKGLYIQDFQNFR